The following proteins are encoded in a genomic region of Hippocampus zosterae strain Florida chromosome 2, ASM2543408v3, whole genome shotgun sequence:
- the LOC127595944 gene encoding dystroglycan 1-like yields MGGGEAGMCWTFSLVIGLLIATALDAASEQQDTEVERVTIELEASMQSFMLSDLQSVATATAPPHSSVNDEDLQPGIPDSSAIVGQVFQLRIPLVPENASCNLHVTEMGRTALPQWLYWDKENCILRGLALEQDKGVYHIAVSGRDTSVTTGSRDFPSTVFSIEVHPEERADTEPSLLALQSDPSGLQPFTCGPEEPVTVLTVILDADLTKMVAEQRVTLLSVMRRFSHVPVEHMRVVPVVNNRLFDMSAFVAGPGNAKKVVENGVLLSWKLGCALEQGNIPDIGIVQSSAKDGTMSARLAYPVVGWHIANKKPHAVKRVKRQLYNTPTPVPSLLPPTTYPEPPVRVVPSPTSPSIAPATDNSAPPVRGPLPLPVKPTMRVRDQIAHTPVFGPSQPARAVGSTSTVTIQPTMTRPTFVEATAFPTPPSTTKKPKPSGTRKPKKPKTSTPAPREPKSTTTKPPKHTTTLSLAPDINSMPEIRNPIDQVNAWVGTYFELKIPPDTFFDKEDGTTDKLRLTLKHPPREPVSETSWIQFNSTIQLLYGLPEEQHQGKHEYFMLATDKGGRSVMDAFEVQVNRWSSNDKPSVVFAARFHGDPKSVSSDIHKKILLTKKLAYALGDRNSSTVTLQSITKGSIVVEWTNNSLPQSFCPKEQITALSNRIADTQGAPKPAFVKAMEPEFKPINVSIRGANKCQSVTFVPPGEVAPVPDLPTATPSPGTDRRSSDDVYLHTVIPAVVVAALLLIAGIIAMVCYRKKRRGKMTMEEQATFIKKGVPIIFADELDDSKSPPSSSIPLILQEEKPPLPPPEYPNMAGPHSTLLNQDLLEEYSVYQDDDPNAPPYQPPPPFTVPIEGKGSRPKNMTSYRSPPPYVPP; encoded by the exons ATGGGCGGCGGGGAAGCCGGGATGTGTTGGACTTTCTCGCTGGTGATCGGACTTCTGATAGCCACGGCCCTGGATGCTGCGTCGGAACAGCAAGACACAGAGGTGGAGAGGGTCACCATTGAATTGGAGGCTTCCATGCAGTCTTTCATGCTCTCCGACCTTCAGTCTGTTGCTACGGCCACGGCACCGCCACACTCCTCTGTGAACGATGAGGATTTGCAGCCTGGGATCCCGGATTCCTCGGCCATTGTGGGCCAGGTGTTCCAGCTGAGGATTCCACTAGTGCCTGAGAACGCCAGCTGTAATCTTCAC gtAACTGAGATGGGACGGACGGCGCTACCGCAATGGCTCTATTGGGACAAAGAGAACTGTATTCTCAGAGGCCTAGCCCTGGAGCAAGATAAAGGTGTGTATCATATCGCCGTGTCTGGACGAGACACAAGCGTGACGACCGGCAGCCGAGATTTTCCCAGTACGGTCTTCTCGATTGAAGTTCACCCCGAGGAACGAGCAGACACGGAACCGTCCCTGCTCGCGCTGCAGTCTGATCCGAGTGGCCTACAGCCCTTCACTTGTGGCCCCGAGGAGCCCGTCACGGTCCTCACTGTCATACTCGACGCCGACTTGACAAAGATGGTTGCCGAGCAGAGGGTCACTTTACTGTCTGTGATGAGAAGATTCTCGCATGTTCCCGTTGAGCACATGAGGGTCGTCCCTGTCGTCAACAACCGCTTATTTGACATGTCTGCTTTCGTGGCGGGGCCAGGCAATGCCAAGAAAGTGGTGGAGAACGGAGTTCTGCTGTCGTGGAAACTTGGATGCGCCCTTGAGCAGGGCAATATCCCCGACATCGGCATTGTCCAGTCCTCCGCAAAGGATGGAACCATGTCAGCCAGGCTGGCGTACCCAGTGGTCGGTTGGCACATTGCCAACAAGAAGCCTCATGCGGTGAAACGTGTCAAGCGACAGTTGTACAACACCCCCACTCCGGTGCCCTCCCTTCTCCCTCCCACCACTTACCCGGAACCCCCTGTTCGTGTTGTTCCCAGCCCGACTTCCCCCTCAATCGCCCCCGCAACAGACAACTCTGCACCACCTGTCCGCGGTCCCTTACCTCTTCCCGTCAAGCCCACCATGAGGGTCCGAGATCAGATAGCCCACACGCCTGTTTTTGGTCCCTCTCAACCCGCCAGGGCAGTGGGATCGACCAGCACCGTGACCATCCAACCTACCATGACCAGGCCTACGTTTGTGGAAGCCACCGCCTTCCCCACGCCACCGAGCACCACCAAAAAGCCAAAACCTTCGGGCACCAGGAAGCCAAAGAAGCCCAAAACCTCAACCCCGGCTCCCAGGGAACCCAAATCCACCACGACAAAACCACCGAAGCACACCACCACGCTTTCCTTGGCTCCAGACATCAATAGTATGCCAGAAATCCGCAACCCAATCGACCAGGTCAACGCGTGGGTTGGCACGTACTTTGAGCTGAAGATTCCTCCTGATACATTCTTCGACAAAGAAGATGGCACCACCGACAAGCTGCGTTTGACTTTGAAGCATCCCCCCAGGGAGCCAGTCAGTGAAACATCCTGGATTCAGTTCAACAGCACCATCCAGCTTTTGTATGGCCTTCCTGAGGAGCAGCACCAGGGCAAACACGAGTACTTCATGTTGGCTACTGATAAAGGTGGGCGGAGTGTCATGGATGCGTTTGAGGTTCAAGTCAACCGCTGGTCAAGCAACGACAAACCGTCAGTGGTTTTTGCCGCACGTTTCCACGGCGACCCTAAAAGTGTGAGCAGTGACATCCACAAAAAGATTCTTCTGACAAAAAAGTTAGCTTATGCTCTTGGCGATCGCAATAGCAGCACAGTGACCCTACAAAGCATCACCAAGGGCTCCATCGTGGTGGAATGGACCAACAATAGTCTGCCGCAGAGTTTCTGTCCGAAGGAGCAGATCACAGCTCTCAGCAACAGGATTGCCGATACGCAAGGCGCACCTAAACCAGCCTTCGTTAAAGCGATGGAGCCCGAATTTAAACCGATTAACGTCTCTATTCGCGGCGCAAATAAATGTCAAAGCGTCACATTCGTTCCACCGGGAGAGGTTGCGCCAGTTCCCGATCTACCCACCGCCACACCGTCGCCTGGGACGGATCGTAGAAGCAGCGACGACGTCTACCTGCACACGGTCATCCCCGCGGTCGTGGTCGCCGCCCTCCTTTTAATCGCTGGCATCATTGCCATGGTGTGCTACCGCAAGAAGCGCAGAGGGAAGATGACCATGGAGGAACAGGCCACCTTCATCAAAAAAGGAGTTCCCATAATATTTGCCGATGAGCTGGACGATTCCAAGTCCCCGCCGtcctccagcatccccctcaTCCTTCAGGAGGAAAAGCCACCGCTTCCTCCCCCGGAGTACCCCAACATGGCTGGTCCCCACAGCACCTTACTGAACCAGGATTTGTTGGAAGAGTATTCGGTGTATCAGGACGACGATCCCAACGCGCCTCCTTAccagcccccgccccctttcaccGTCCCCATCGAAGGCAAAGGCTCTCGCCCCAAGAACATGACCTCCTACAGGTCGCCGCCCCCGTACGTGCCCCCCTAA